One region of Microbacterium sufflavum genomic DNA includes:
- a CDS encoding HIT family protein, with protein MDWRDDRIRSAARGENPTLLAELPGGYAVIGDVQFLPGYCVLLGTDPEATALADLPREERVRFLAAVDLLATAVEHACREVDPAFRRINIDILGNNDAFVHAHIWPRYEWEAPDLRSWPVWRYDPSNWHDAATRLGPQHDDLRARITAHLRRLAAADSISIARRPAP; from the coding sequence ATGGACTGGCGTGACGACCGCATCCGCTCCGCCGCGCGGGGAGAGAACCCGACGCTGCTCGCCGAACTGCCCGGCGGCTACGCGGTGATCGGCGATGTGCAGTTCCTCCCCGGCTACTGCGTGCTGCTCGGCACGGATCCGGAGGCCACCGCGCTGGCGGACCTGCCGCGGGAGGAACGGGTACGGTTCCTCGCCGCCGTCGACCTCCTCGCCACGGCCGTGGAGCACGCCTGCAGAGAGGTCGATCCGGCGTTCCGTCGCATCAACATCGACATCCTCGGCAACAACGACGCCTTCGTCCACGCCCACATCTGGCCCCGCTACGAGTGGGAAGCGCCCGACCTGAGGTCCTGGCCCGTCTGGCGCTACGACCCCTCGAACTGGCACGACGCCGCCACCCGCCTCGGCCCGCAGCACGACGATCTCCGGGCCCGCATCACGGCCCACCTCCGACGCCTCGCCGCCGCCGACTCGATCTCGATCGCGCGCCGCCCCGCCCCCTGA
- a CDS encoding HNH endonuclease signature motif containing protein: MSTLSGLHEAMSRLDAAWGGAGDPMDLNREQLIAVNDAIGVLRRRLDAVHVSVGAGIARESRPELGAGSLAKQQGYRNPARLIAATTGVSTGEAARLVAVGEATAPRADLLGQRLPAKCPSVREALAAGALGAPAAALIVAMLDRCRVAVGAARVAEAERVLVEQAAGLSVDEVRRLVVRAEAWVDPDGAEPRAEEQRSRRSLTLFERDGMVHLNAVLDAETAAPVVAAIRGFVSAAFAARHEAPDAGAPDADRRTVPMIQADALSAFAGHVLGCASRLPLAGATVVVRVGLGDLEAGSGSAQVDGIDQPVSVGAVRRMAAGGGVIPCVLGGGSEVLDWGREKRLFTRAQRLALVERDGGCAMCGLPPEMTKAHHIRWWSRDRGPTDLSNGVLLCETCHHRIHDNGWDIHIDSGERGSGGGGSGGGMARVWFVPPRYIDPARTPRLGGRARFDIAA; the protein is encoded by the coding sequence ATGTCCACACTCTCCGGTTTGCACGAGGCGATGTCCCGCCTCGACGCCGCGTGGGGTGGCGCGGGCGATCCGATGGACCTGAACCGCGAGCAGTTGATCGCGGTGAACGACGCGATCGGCGTGCTGCGGAGACGCCTCGACGCGGTGCACGTGTCGGTGGGAGCGGGCATCGCGCGGGAGTCGCGGCCTGAGCTCGGTGCCGGCAGCCTGGCGAAGCAGCAGGGCTATCGGAACCCGGCGAGGCTGATCGCCGCGACGACCGGAGTCTCGACGGGAGAGGCGGCGCGACTGGTGGCGGTGGGCGAGGCCACGGCCCCGCGCGCCGACCTCCTGGGGCAGCGACTGCCGGCGAAGTGCCCGTCCGTGCGGGAGGCGTTGGCTGCGGGTGCGCTCGGTGCGCCGGCGGCCGCGCTGATCGTCGCGATGCTCGACCGGTGCCGCGTGGCCGTGGGTGCTGCTCGGGTGGCGGAGGCCGAGCGGGTGCTGGTGGAGCAGGCGGCGGGGTTGTCGGTGGATGAGGTGCGGCGGTTGGTGGTGCGGGCGGAGGCGTGGGTCGATCCGGATGGGGCGGAGCCGCGGGCGGAGGAGCAGCGGTCGCGTCGGTCGTTGACGCTGTTCGAGCGTGACGGGATGGTGCATCTGAACGCGGTGCTGGATGCGGAGACGGCGGCGCCGGTGGTGGCGGCGATCCGGGGGTTCGTGTCGGCAGCGTTCGCGGCGCGTCACGAGGCGCCGGATGCGGGGGCTCCGGATGCGGACCGTCGTACGGTGCCGATGATCCAGGCGGATGCGTTGTCGGCGTTCGCGGGGCACGTGCTCGGGTGTGCGTCGCGGTTGCCGCTGGCCGGGGCGACGGTGGTGGTGCGGGTGGGTCTGGGGGATCTGGAGGCGGGGTCGGGGTCGGCGCAGGTGGACGGGATCGATCAGCCGGTGAGCGTCGGGGCGGTGCGGCGGATGGCGGCGGGCGGCGGGGTGATCCCGTGTGTGCTCGGCGGGGGCAGTGAGGTGTTGGACTGGGGGCGGGAGAAGCGGTTGTTCACCCGGGCGCAGCGGCTGGCGTTGGTGGAGCGGGACGGGGGGTGTGCGATGTGCGGGTTGCCGCCGGAGATGACGAAGGCGCATCACATCCGGTGGTGGTCGCGCGACCGCGGGCCGACGGATCTGTCCAACGGGGTGCTGCTGTGCGAGACGTGTCACCATCGCATCCACGACAACGGGTGGGACATCCACATCGACAGCGGAGAACGCGGCAGTGGTGGCGGTGGTAGCGGCGGCGGGATGGCGAGGGTGTGGTTCGTGCCTCCGCGGTACATCGACCCCGCACGCACGCCCCGGCTCGGTGGGCGGGCCCGCTTCGACATCGCCGCCTGA
- a CDS encoding carbohydrate ABC transporter permease has protein sequence MSQPVTSRRRARRASWTGRALLAPAILAIVIIAIYPLAYIVAASFSDSSLGRPFADWVGFDNFAALLGDGVTLPSLGRSLLFAIPSALIALVAGLVVALSLDAAVKGGRIIRVLLLLPLMTPPVMAGVIWKLMLAPTGGLLNNIGQSFSPGAEPFLFLGSSPAAMVSLIVVDAWQWTPFCVLLVFAALQTLPTEVYEASQVDGAGVWQTFWRITFPLVLPSLVTVLLLKLVVSFKVFDLVFIMTGGGPGFDTTVSSFEIYRTGLQTFDVGAAAAQTIAFLVLVTIVILPLNAVRQRLHRES, from the coding sequence ATGTCGCAACCCGTCACCTCCCGGCGCCGCGCCCGACGCGCGTCGTGGACGGGCCGCGCCCTGCTGGCGCCCGCCATCCTCGCGATCGTGATCATCGCGATCTACCCGCTCGCCTACATCGTCGCCGCGTCGTTCTCCGACTCGTCGCTGGGGCGTCCGTTCGCGGACTGGGTCGGGTTCGACAACTTCGCGGCACTGCTGGGGGACGGGGTCACCCTCCCGTCCCTCGGCAGGTCGCTGCTCTTCGCGATCCCGTCCGCCCTGATCGCCCTCGTCGCCGGTCTCGTGGTGGCCCTGTCACTCGACGCGGCCGTCAAGGGCGGACGGATCATCCGGGTGCTGCTCCTGCTGCCGCTGATGACGCCGCCCGTGATGGCGGGCGTGATCTGGAAGCTCATGCTCGCCCCCACCGGCGGGCTGCTCAACAACATCGGTCAGTCGTTCAGCCCGGGCGCCGAGCCGTTCCTGTTCCTCGGCTCGAGCCCGGCGGCGATGGTCTCGCTGATCGTGGTCGACGCGTGGCAGTGGACGCCCTTCTGCGTGCTGCTCGTGTTCGCCGCGCTGCAGACCCTGCCGACCGAGGTCTACGAGGCCTCACAGGTCGACGGCGCCGGGGTGTGGCAGACGTTCTGGCGCATCACGTTCCCGCTCGTGCTGCCGAGCCTGGTCACCGTGCTGCTGCTCAAGCTCGTGGTGTCGTTCAAGGTGTTCGACCTGGTGTTCATCATGACCGGCGGCGGACCCGGCTTCGACACCACCGTCAGCAGCTTCGAGATCTACCGCACCGGGTTGCAGACCTTCGACGTGGGGGCTGCCGCCGCGCAGACCATCGCGTTCCTGGTGCTGGTCACCATCGTCATCCTGCCGCTCAACGCCGTCCGGCAGCGCCTGCACAGGGAGAGCTGA
- a CDS encoding carbohydrate ABC transporter permease, whose protein sequence is MSLTLRTSDHASDSATVTLVVPDARRRRRRSRTSSISRPGRPSVLVTVVKWVVILVAIVLALLPVLYMVGMSFKSPDDILSTRILPSRLAFENWVGAFENWPILTYLRNSLGAALVAVLVSLVVSIPANYAMARLRAGGKQTLGLIVSAYVAPPIVAIIPLFVLVRTAGLMDSVIGLGIVEGLLLTPVAVWLLDGFFRAIPFEVDEAAQIDGCGPLRTLWAVILPLTAPGIVAVSIIVFILAYNDFLIPLLLTQSIDSQTLPVGIALMQGGREVMFGQMAAASLAGLIPIYLLALFLQKWLVGGLTQGSVK, encoded by the coding sequence ATGTCGCTCACACTCCGCACCTCCGACCACGCCTCCGACAGCGCGACCGTCACGCTGGTCGTGCCGGACGCGCGCCGCCGTCGTCGCCGCAGCCGCACCTCGAGCATCTCGCGCCCCGGTCGCCCGTCCGTGCTCGTCACCGTCGTGAAGTGGGTCGTGATCCTCGTCGCGATCGTGCTCGCCCTGCTGCCCGTGCTGTACATGGTGGGCATGTCGTTCAAGAGCCCGGACGACATCCTGTCCACCCGCATCCTGCCCTCGCGGCTCGCGTTCGAGAACTGGGTCGGCGCGTTCGAGAACTGGCCCATCCTCACCTACCTGCGCAACTCCCTCGGTGCCGCGCTCGTGGCGGTGCTGGTGTCGCTCGTCGTCTCGATCCCCGCCAACTACGCCATGGCGCGGCTCCGCGCGGGCGGGAAGCAGACCCTCGGGCTGATCGTCTCCGCCTACGTCGCCCCGCCGATCGTCGCGATCATCCCGTTGTTCGTGCTGGTGCGCACCGCCGGGCTGATGGACTCCGTGATCGGGCTCGGCATCGTGGAGGGCCTGCTGCTCACCCCGGTCGCCGTGTGGCTGCTGGACGGGTTCTTCCGCGCGATCCCGTTCGAGGTCGACGAGGCCGCGCAGATCGACGGCTGCGGACCGCTGCGCACCCTGTGGGCGGTCATCCTCCCGCTCACCGCGCCCGGCATCGTGGCCGTGTCGATCATCGTGTTCATCCTCGCGTACAACGACTTCCTCATCCCGCTGCTGCTCACGCAGAGCATCGACTCGCAGACCCTCCCGGTCGGCATCGCGCTCATGCAGGGCGGCCGCGAGGTGATGTTCGGGCAGATGGCCGCCGCCAGCCTCGCCGGCCTCATCCCGATCTACCTGCTCGCGCTGTTCCTGCAGAAGTGGCTCGTCGGCGGGCTGACGCAGGGGAGTGTGAAGTAG